From the genome of Candidatus Tanganyikabacteria bacterium:
GGTAGAGCGCTCCCGCCGCCAGCAGCGCCCCGTACCAGGTGGCGCGGTTGCCGCCCGGCCCCCGTACCAGCGTCCAGCCGATCCAGGCGACGCTCCAGCCGAGCAGGATCGGGAACACGAAAGCCGCTAGCTCGATGGCGAGATCTTCGGGAGCAGGCTGCTCCAGGCCCCGGGGCGCCCCTTGCGAGCCGAGGGACGCCAGCACCAGTCGCCGGCTGGCGGGCTCGATCAGGCTCGTGTGATGGCTGCGGTTGGCCAGGCCCACGACCGAGAGGTCGCGCGCCGGGGCGTACGCCAGGAAAGCGCTCCAGCCCATCGGCGCCAGGGAGCCGTTGTGCCAGATCCACGCGGAGCCGTCCCGTGCCGCTTCGATCGCGACGCCAAGGCCGTACTTCTTGCTGGCGGGGGTCACCAGGCGCCGATAGGTGGCGGGAGCGAGGAGGCGGCCGCCGTGCAGCGCGCGATTCCAGGCATGGAGGTCAGCGACCGACGAAAAGAGGTTTCCCGAGGCCCCCGACCGTCCCGGGCCGGCCGGGTCGAGCAACAGCCACGGCCAGGTCGGCAGCCAGCCGAATCCCCAGAAGGCTTCGCCCTGGGCCAGTCGCAGCCGCCCGGTCGGGAAGCGGTCGCCGGTGTGGCGCATGCCGAGTGGCTCCAGGAGGTCCTGTCGCAGGAAGTGGCCGTAGGGGACGCCGGCGGCCCGCGAGACGAGGATGCCGACCAGGTCGTAGCCTGCGTTCGAGTACTCGAATCCGGCCCCGGGCGGTGTGCCCGGCGCCATGTCTCCGACGCATCGCAGGAACCTCTCCTGGGCCCCCCGGCCGTCGAGATCGGTGGCCAGGCAGGCGTTGCCGGCAGGCAGCCCGCAGGTGTGGTGCAGCACCTGGGCGAGGCTGCAGGATCCGTACCGCTCTCCCAGCGGACCGAGGGCGAGGCCCGCTTGCCCGGCCAGGGATCCGTCCAGGCGCATCTTTCCCCGGTCCACGAGGCGGAGCGCCGCGACGGCCGCGAACTGCTTGGAGACCGAGCCGACCCAGAATGCCGTGGTCCGCGAGAAATCGCGTCGCGAGGCGTGGTGAAACAGCTCGAGGTTCCCCGCTCGCGCCTCGAGCACCCCGCTGAATCCGCGCACGCGAAGCTCTTCCGCAAGATCGCCGGCGAATCCGACCGTTTCGGTCGTCGCTGCCGCGGGGGCAGGCGAGGTCTTGCCGTACGCCGGCCGCGCGGCCAGGCCGACTACGACCAGCAACGGCAGGGCGAATGCCGCGAGCCAAGGCACGGCGGCCAGGGCGCGCCTCGCAGGCGCGGGGAGCTCGGGAGCAGCGCCGTGCGCC
Proteins encoded in this window:
- a CDS encoding beta-lactamase family protein, producing the protein MPWLAAFALPLLVVVGLAARPAYGKTSPAPAAATTETVGFAGDLAEELRVRGFSGVLEARAGNLELFHHASRRDFSRTTAFWVGSVSKQFAAVAALRLVDRGKMRLDGSLAGQAGLALGPLGERYGSCSLAQVLHHTCGLPAGNACLATDLDGRGAQERFLRCVGDMAPGTPPGAGFEYSNAGYDLVGILVSRAAGVPYGHFLRQDLLEPLGMRHTGDRFPTGRLRLAQGEAFWGFGWLPTWPWLLLDPAGPGRSGASGNLFSSVADLHAWNRALHGGRLLAPATYRRLVTPASKKYGLGVAIEAARDGSAWIWHNGSLAPMGWSAFLAYAPARDLSVVGLANRSHHTSLIEPASRRLVLASLGSQGAPRGLEQPAPEDLAIELAAFVFPILLGWSVAWIGWTLVRGPGGNRATWYGALLAAGALYLYAVSLIDFYGRTAAMAPLLLAATAVALIAHRRSLGGPAGPGFRAWRALGSLWAYLLPAAFLVAMARPEARLWFAAFALLALSPIGLAGLSPRKG